A window of Halodesulfovibrio aestuarii DSM 17919 = ATCC 29578 contains these coding sequences:
- the fdnG gene encoding formate dehydrogenase-N subunit alpha, producing MSYTRRGFLKLTSAGVACLSLGQLGFDLTEAQAYATSLKTKGAKEVITICPFCSVSCHIIAHVRDGKLISTEGDPDFPINEGALCAKGAALLSMSRNEHRVKKPMYRAPYSDKWEEKDWDWVLTKIAKKVKETRDKELILKNDKGQTVNRLESMFLLGTSHASNEECALIHQAMRSLGVVHMDHQARIUHSATVAALGESFGRGAMTNHWIDIKNADSILIIGSNAAEHHPISFKWVLRAKDAGATIMHVDPKFSRTSARSDFHVPIRSGTDIAFMGGMIHYVLENGKYFKDYVVDYTNAPYIVSEGFEFNDGLFSGYDPKNRTYDQSSWKFDLDSNGIPKKDMSLKHPRCVFNLLKTHFSRYNLDNVSSVTGVSKDNLSKVYENFSSTGTATRAGTIMYALGWTQHTVGVQNIRSAGILQLLLGNIGIAGGGINALRGEPNVQGSTDHTLLYHIIPGYMAMPKADWQTYAEYNKANTPVSHDTQSANWWQHKPKYFTSLLKGWFGDNATAENGYCYGLLPKIEKGADHSYMFLFDRMYKNEITGGFIIGLNPMNSVPNSNKLRKALDNLDWLVTQELHNSETTDNWHRPGVDPKKVKTEVFLLPSAHRVEKEGTVTNSGRWLGWHDKVIEPEAEARSFGAAFVPLMNRVRDLYKKEGGKLPEAITMLNWPETYDAEYWTRLINGQFTKDTVVKGKKYKKGQQVPSFTALGDDGSTMSLNWLYAGSYTEEDGNKAKRRNPEQTDMQANIGLYPNWAWCWPVNRRILYNRASVNAEGMPLNPKKAVIKWDGKKWVGDVPDGGWKPMSSGEGKNPFIMSKHGHGQIFGPGRKDGPIPEHYEPVETPINSHPFSNQLSSPVYKRIDSDMDKLAKPADPNFPIVLTTYSLTEHWCGGGETRNVPNLLEAEPQLYVEMSPELAKEKGIANGDGVIVESIRGKVEAIAMVTVRMRPLKVEGKIVHLIGMPFCFGWTTPGTGDSTNRLTPSVGDPNTTIPEYKASCVNIRKADKLTEIEM from the coding sequence ATGAGTTATACGCGGCGAGGATTCCTAAAGCTCACCAGTGCCGGGGTAGCCTGCCTCTCACTGGGACAGCTCGGCTTTGATTTGACGGAAGCGCAGGCCTACGCGACTTCCCTCAAAACAAAAGGCGCTAAGGAAGTCATCACAATCTGTCCATTCTGTTCAGTAAGCTGTCACATCATCGCACATGTTCGCGACGGAAAGCTCATCAGTACAGAAGGTGATCCGGACTTCCCAATCAATGAAGGAGCACTCTGCGCTAAAGGTGCAGCCCTTCTTTCTATGTCACGCAACGAGCACAGGGTTAAAAAACCTATGTACCGTGCTCCATACAGTGATAAATGGGAAGAAAAAGACTGGGACTGGGTTCTCACTAAAATTGCAAAAAAAGTTAAAGAGACCCGGGACAAAGAACTTATCTTAAAAAATGATAAAGGCCAGACCGTCAACCGTCTGGAATCAATGTTCCTGCTTGGTACTTCGCATGCCAGCAACGAGGAATGTGCCCTTATCCATCAAGCTATGCGCAGCCTCGGTGTCGTCCACATGGACCACCAGGCACGTATCTGACACAGCGCAACTGTAGCGGCTCTGGGAGAGTCGTTTGGACGCGGTGCTATGACAAACCACTGGATCGACATCAAGAATGCCGATTCAATCCTGATCATCGGCAGTAATGCCGCTGAACATCACCCTATTTCCTTCAAATGGGTGTTACGGGCTAAAGACGCAGGTGCAACAATAATGCATGTTGACCCTAAGTTCTCCCGTACATCTGCCCGTTCTGATTTCCATGTACCTATCCGTTCCGGCACAGATATCGCCTTTATGGGCGGTATGATTCATTATGTGCTTGAAAACGGAAAGTACTTCAAAGACTACGTAGTAGACTACACCAACGCTCCGTACATAGTAAGCGAAGGGTTTGAATTCAATGACGGTCTGTTTAGCGGGTATGACCCTAAAAATCGTACATATGATCAAAGCTCATGGAAGTTTGATCTCGATTCCAACGGTATTCCCAAAAAAGACATGTCTCTCAAACACCCGCGCTGTGTTTTCAATCTGCTGAAAACACACTTCTCACGTTACAATCTTGATAACGTGTCTTCTGTTACGGGCGTATCCAAAGACAACCTCAGCAAAGTATATGAGAACTTCAGTTCTACCGGAACAGCAACACGTGCCGGTACTATCATGTATGCATTGGGCTGGACCCAGCATACTGTAGGCGTACAAAACATCCGCAGTGCTGGCATTCTTCAGTTACTCCTCGGTAACATAGGGATTGCAGGCGGCGGCATTAATGCATTGCGTGGAGAGCCGAACGTACAGGGCTCAACGGACCATACCCTGCTCTACCATATTATTCCGGGCTACATGGCTATGCCTAAAGCTGACTGGCAGACATATGCAGAGTACAACAAAGCCAACACTCCTGTTTCTCACGATACACAGAGTGCAAACTGGTGGCAGCACAAGCCTAAGTACTTCACCAGCCTGCTGAAAGGCTGGTTCGGTGACAACGCAACTGCCGAAAATGGATACTGTTACGGACTGCTCCCTAAAATTGAAAAAGGCGCAGACCACTCTTACATGTTCCTGTTCGACCGCATGTACAAAAATGAAATCACCGGTGGTTTCATTATCGGCCTCAACCCGATGAACAGTGTGCCGAACTCCAACAAGTTACGTAAGGCACTGGACAACTTGGACTGGCTGGTAACACAGGAACTTCATAATTCCGAAACCACAGATAACTGGCACCGTCCGGGCGTTGACCCCAAGAAGGTCAAAACTGAAGTATTCCTGCTGCCCTCTGCACACCGTGTTGAAAAAGAAGGTACAGTTACCAACTCCGGTCGCTGGCTTGGCTGGCATGACAAAGTAATTGAGCCGGAAGCAGAAGCGCGCTCCTTCGGTGCAGCATTCGTTCCTCTGATGAACAGAGTACGCGACCTGTACAAAAAAGAAGGCGGCAAGCTTCCAGAAGCAATTACAATGCTCAACTGGCCTGAAACATACGATGCCGAATACTGGACGCGCCTCATTAACGGTCAGTTCACAAAAGACACCGTAGTAAAAGGTAAAAAATACAAAAAAGGCCAACAGGTTCCGTCTTTCACAGCTCTGGGCGACGATGGTTCAACCATGTCCCTTAACTGGCTCTATGCAGGCAGTTATACTGAGGAAGATGGCAACAAGGCAAAACGTCGCAACCCTGAACAAACCGACATGCAGGCCAACATTGGACTGTACCCTAATTGGGCATGGTGTTGGCCTGTAAACCGCCGTATTCTATACAACAGAGCTTCTGTTAACGCAGAAGGTATGCCGCTTAACCCTAAAAAAGCTGTTATCAAATGGGACGGCAAAAAATGGGTTGGTGATGTGCCGGATGGCGGCTGGAAACCTATGTCCAGCGGTGAAGGTAAGAATCCGTTCATCATGAGCAAACACGGACACGGTCAGATTTTCGGCCCTGGCAGAAAAGACGGCCCAATCCCTGAACATTATGAACCGGTTGAGACTCCGATTAATTCTCATCCGTTCTCAAACCAGCTCAGCAGTCCGGTGTATAAACGCATCGACAGCGACATGGATAAGCTCGCAAAACCTGCTGATCCGAACTTCCCAATTGTTCTCACCACATACAGCCTTACCGAACACTGGTGCGGCGGCGGTGAAACACGAAACGTACCGAACCTGCTTGAAGCCGAACCTCAGCTGTATGTTGAGATGAGCCCTGAACTGGCTAAAGAAAAAGGCATTGCTAACGGCGACGGCGTTATTGTGGAAAGTATTCGCGGAAAAGTTGAAGCCATTGCGATGGTGACAGTTCGTATGCGCCCTCTCAAAGTCGAAGGCAAAATTGTTCACCTTATCGGTATGCCGTTCTGCTTCGGCTGGACAACTCCCGGTACAGGTGACTCAACGAACAGACTTACTCCTTCTGTAGGTGATCCGAATACAACTATCCCGGAATATAAGGCTAGTTGCGTCAATATCCGTAAAGCAGACAAGCTTACAGAAATTGAAATGTAG
- a CDS encoding 4Fe-4S dicluster domain-containing protein has translation MSKAFLIDTTRCTACRGCQLACKEWYELPANKTKQVGTHQNPPDLNANNYKLVRFNEHLDGETITWNFFPDQCRHCVEPPCQGAADTVEEGAIIKDEATGAVIFTDKMKQFSDEDLQYVRESCPYDIPRWDAATKRPGKCVMCIDRVQAGQLPACVHACPTGTMNFGDRDEMLALAKKRLAKVKKDHPNAMLADPDDVSVIYLIAEAPERYHTHVVAEAPAPKTRKQLFASVRSSLHSVSKS, from the coding sequence ATGTCAAAAGCCTTTCTTATAGACACCACACGGTGCACGGCTTGTCGGGGCTGCCAGCTTGCTTGTAAAGAATGGTATGAGCTTCCGGCTAACAAAACAAAACAGGTAGGAACACACCAGAATCCGCCTGATTTGAATGCAAATAACTATAAACTGGTACGCTTCAACGAGCATCTGGATGGAGAAACCATCACTTGGAATTTCTTCCCTGACCAGTGCCGCCACTGTGTTGAGCCGCCCTGTCAGGGCGCAGCAGACACCGTGGAAGAAGGTGCCATCATTAAAGATGAAGCTACTGGTGCAGTCATCTTTACAGATAAAATGAAGCAATTCTCCGACGAAGATTTACAATACGTTAGAGAATCATGCCCATATGATATCCCTCGCTGGGATGCGGCTACAAAGCGTCCGGGCAAATGCGTTATGTGTATCGACAGAGTTCAGGCTGGCCAGCTTCCGGCATGCGTGCATGCATGTCCAACTGGCACCATGAACTTTGGCGACAGGGACGAAATGCTCGCCCTTGCAAAAAAACGTCTTGCCAAGGTCAAAAAAGATCACCCAAACGCAATGCTTGCAGATCCGGATGACGTAAGCGTCATCTATCTGATTGCAGAGGCTCCAGAACGGTACCATACCCATGTTGTTGCCGAAGCTCCTGCGCCTAAAACGCGCAAACAGCTCTTTGCCTCAGTGCGTTCGTCTTTACATTCCGTATCTAAATCCTAG
- a CDS encoding formate dehydrogenase accessory protein FdhE, which translates to MQTVATTSANTTLSVSQTFHAACERHPALAPLIDSFSALYAARANLIESLAEKLTENKNCPAPIIQEERLQQGVPILSDSDIEWAEAYYLEVEAALFEYLKTIGTIGPAVDLYKKAIANKNVAISSLLRAALNSNESVLIQHAKTTGIDPATLLFITQQILSCILGAYVTAHAEILSKIFWREAYCPVCGSFPDISIQQRPDADQSEYLAGGGGKKMMHCSCCSHQWHFRRGTCPACNNDEAGAIHYFHVEEQAGERVEYCNKCKTYLNNIDLRNTTSTPDITAAPLTLIHLDMKAAQKKLKPLVHTIWNTF; encoded by the coding sequence ATGCAAACCGTTGCCACAACCTCCGCCAATACGACGCTCTCCGTATCGCAAACATTTCATGCAGCATGTGAAAGACACCCTGCCCTTGCACCACTTATAGATTCGTTTTCTGCACTGTACGCGGCACGCGCTAACCTTATTGAATCTCTTGCAGAAAAGCTTACAGAAAACAAAAACTGCCCAGCCCCTATCATTCAGGAAGAACGACTTCAGCAAGGAGTACCTATCCTTTCCGATAGCGATATCGAATGGGCAGAAGCCTATTATCTGGAAGTAGAAGCAGCCTTGTTTGAATATCTGAAAACAATCGGCACAATTGGGCCGGCTGTGGATCTATATAAGAAAGCTATCGCAAACAAAAATGTGGCTATATCCTCACTGCTCCGTGCTGCTCTAAATTCCAACGAGTCTGTACTCATCCAGCATGCCAAAACTACGGGCATAGATCCCGCGACGCTGCTCTTTATTACACAGCAAATTTTAAGCTGCATATTAGGCGCCTATGTCACCGCGCATGCGGAAATACTATCAAAAATTTTCTGGCGCGAAGCCTACTGTCCCGTCTGCGGATCATTTCCGGACATCAGCATCCAGCAACGTCCAGATGCGGATCAATCTGAATACCTCGCAGGTGGTGGCGGTAAAAAAATGATGCACTGTTCCTGTTGTTCCCATCAGTGGCATTTCCGCCGCGGAACTTGCCCTGCCTGTAATAATGACGAAGCCGGAGCCATCCACTACTTCCATGTTGAGGAACAGGCTGGCGAACGTGTTGAATACTGCAACAAGTGCAAGACATATCTCAACAACATTGACTTGCGTAATACAACTTCTACTCCGGATATCACAGCTGCTCCATTAACGTTAATTCATCTTGATATGAAGGCTGCACAGAAGAAGCTTAAACCGCTCGTTCACACCATTTGGAACACTTTTTAA
- the fdhD gene encoding formate dehydrogenase accessory sulfurtransferase FdhD translates to MSKQSSAAATASCPVVQQMLTRTILRYREQKAHPSDDQILVEFPLAITLNAIPIATLECTPGNEVALALGFCITEQFISSTERVQLQHHKSSPKEAEVALLIEGGKERIYQILQHKGVRVSSSCYGSGTHGIPARFPEVGNDFVLTPEQVHSLQKESEACQALFSNTGATHFCALYNKNLSLIAYSEDVGRHNALDKSIGQTMQSGHIDDIRLILLSSRVSHEMLRKSSAVKAQVIAGFSAVTSSAIHLAEQNNRTLLGFVRNGRMNIYSHSKRLGFSAPNPQVQTEPPTINYLL, encoded by the coding sequence ATGTCAAAACAATCATCAGCCGCCGCAACGGCTTCATGCCCTGTGGTTCAACAAATGTTAACCCGTACTATCCTGCGGTACCGTGAGCAGAAGGCACATCCTTCAGATGATCAAATTCTGGTTGAGTTTCCCCTTGCCATCACGCTGAATGCAATTCCTATTGCTACACTTGAATGTACACCGGGAAATGAGGTCGCGCTTGCGCTAGGTTTTTGCATTACAGAACAATTCATTTCCAGCACGGAACGGGTTCAGCTACAGCATCACAAAAGCTCACCCAAGGAGGCAGAAGTTGCCCTGTTAATTGAGGGTGGCAAAGAGCGTATATATCAAATTCTGCAACACAAAGGCGTCCGTGTGAGCAGCTCCTGTTACGGCAGCGGAACACACGGAATTCCTGCTCGCTTCCCTGAAGTCGGGAATGACTTTGTTCTTACGCCGGAACAGGTGCATTCGCTGCAAAAAGAATCTGAAGCATGTCAGGCGCTATTCAGTAATACAGGTGCAACACACTTCTGCGCCCTGTATAACAAGAATCTTTCACTGATTGCTTACAGCGAGGATGTGGGGCGACATAACGCTCTGGACAAATCCATAGGACAGACTATGCAGTCCGGCCATATCGATGACATCCGGCTCATCCTTCTTTCCTCACGGGTGAGTCATGAAATGCTGCGAAAATCCTCCGCTGTAAAAGCTCAGGTTATCGCCGGTTTTTCTGCGGTAACCAGCTCTGCAATTCATCTGGCTGAACAGAACAACAGAACGCTTTTAGGCTTTGTGCGTAATGGTCGTATGAATATCTACTCCCACAGCAAACGGCTTGGATTTTCGGCACCTAATCCGCAAGTACAGACCGAACCACCCACTATCAACTACCTTCTATAA
- a CDS encoding FmdE family protein encodes MSQACDLQPAFKNIGNHTFEEFIEMATLFHNYPAPGLLIGGYMVEEARKHMPEGTLYEAISETTWCLPDAIQMLTPCTIGNGWMNVLNLGRYAMSLYDKHTGEGVRVWLDIHKIPKDSEILVWLMKEKPKQEQDSEKLRREIGGYGADILSTTPITIPKPKLIKRSKGKVTPCSSCGEPYPSAHGALCRACQGESPYAGHTTLSMPSNIVFPVPEELKTVPANTALGKNAVHDMTSILPGTSKGAAFKRGDTFGAGDLCRLQQMGKNNVYVTDAEVGNDWVHEDDCANAFATAMCGTGVSTKGEPHEGKVTLIAELDGLLRVNADAMKQFNMCSGVMAASRNGNTIVRKGTEIGGTRAIPLYLQRLQFDQALHILQEAPLFEVRPLMTAKAGVLITGDEVFNGIIDDKFRSIIHKKLLALGGDIHRATIVPDNRTAISDAAQKFVQAGCNIIITTAGLSVDPDDVTRQGLLDAGAHNLLYGAPILPGAMTLVGKIGSIPLLGVPACALFFKHTSLDLILPRLLAGVEVTREELASMGEGGMCLNCTNCSFPKCPFGK; translated from the coding sequence ATGTCTCAAGCTTGTGATCTGCAACCTGCTTTTAAAAACATAGGTAATCATACGTTCGAAGAATTTATAGAAATGGCCACACTCTTTCACAACTATCCTGCTCCGGGATTGCTCATTGGTGGATACATGGTGGAGGAAGCTCGAAAACATATGCCGGAAGGTACGTTGTACGAAGCCATATCAGAAACAACGTGGTGTCTTCCGGACGCAATTCAGATGCTTACCCCCTGCACTATCGGCAACGGATGGATGAATGTTCTGAATCTGGGAAGATACGCCATGAGCCTCTATGACAAACACACCGGAGAAGGTGTGCGCGTGTGGCTGGACATACATAAAATCCCAAAAGACTCTGAAATCCTCGTATGGTTGATGAAAGAAAAGCCTAAACAGGAACAAGATTCTGAAAAGCTTCGCAGAGAGATTGGCGGCTACGGCGCAGATATTCTTTCAACCACCCCTATAACTATTCCTAAGCCTAAACTGATTAAGCGCAGTAAAGGCAAGGTTACACCATGTTCTTCCTGTGGAGAGCCATATCCTTCAGCTCACGGAGCTCTCTGCCGAGCTTGTCAGGGAGAGTCTCCGTACGCAGGTCACACAACTCTTTCTATGCCTTCCAACATTGTCTTCCCTGTGCCGGAAGAACTAAAAACCGTACCTGCTAACACCGCCCTGGGCAAAAATGCGGTACACGACATGACAAGCATTCTTCCCGGAACAAGCAAAGGAGCAGCGTTTAAACGCGGCGATACCTTTGGCGCAGGAGATCTATGCAGATTACAACAGATGGGAAAAAACAACGTCTATGTAACAGATGCTGAAGTAGGTAACGACTGGGTACACGAAGATGACTGCGCCAATGCATTTGCCACTGCCATGTGCGGAACAGGCGTAAGCACAAAAGGTGAACCGCATGAAGGCAAGGTTACACTGATAGCAGAATTGGATGGTCTACTAAGAGTCAATGCTGACGCTATGAAACAATTCAATATGTGCTCAGGTGTCATGGCAGCATCGCGTAACGGGAACACCATTGTACGCAAAGGAACGGAAATTGGAGGAACCCGTGCTATCCCTTTATATCTGCAACGGCTGCAATTTGATCAGGCATTGCACATATTGCAGGAAGCACCGCTGTTTGAGGTTCGTCCGCTCATGACAGCAAAAGCCGGTGTTTTAATCACCGGTGATGAAGTGTTCAATGGTATTATTGATGACAAATTCCGCAGCATCATTCATAAAAAATTACTTGCCCTCGGCGGCGATATCCACCGCGCTACAATTGTTCCGGATAACCGTACGGCAATCAGTGATGCTGCTCAGAAATTTGTTCAGGCTGGCTGCAATATCATCATTACAACAGCAGGACTTTCTGTCGATCCTGATGACGTAACACGTCAAGGCTTGCTTGATGCCGGAGCGCATAACCTGCTTTACGGCGCCCCTATTCTTCCCGGAGCCATGACTCTCGTGGGTAAGATAGGATCCATTCCGTTACTCGGGGTTCCGGCATGTGCTCTATTCTTTAAACACACCAGTCTTGATCTTATCCTTCCGCGCCTTTTAGCCGGAGTGGAAGTTACCAGAGAGGAGCTCGCTTCCATGGGCGAAGGAGGTATGTGTCTCAACTGCACAAACTGCTCCTTCCCTAAATGCCCGTTCGGGAAATAA